Part of the Niallia alba genome is shown below.
GATTCCAGCAAGCAATCGCATGACTTGAAAGATAAGAAACCTTCGTTTTTTTAGATGGATTTTCCATAGAAATGGGTTTAATGTTAAAGCCAGTAATGCAAATAAATAATGCATACACATTCTCCTTTGATTAAATTGCTACAGAATAAATACGAAAGTATGAGTAAAATGTTTGTGGGAGATGTTGTACCCTGTTTCTCAATGGATGGGGCGTAGATCCATCCATTGAGAAACAGGTCACCAAACGGAAGTGCGGTAGATGGAAAATAAAATCAAATGAAAAAAGGACTCTCTTCTTGTATAGTAAAGTCTGCGAAAACCACAAATACAAGGAAGAGGAGTCCTATGAAAAAAGATACCATACAATTACCCACATTAAAAGAACTGGAAAAAGATTTATTTGTTATGCTTCAAAAGACATTTGGTGAAGTTCTCACGAAGCAACTCGAAGAAATGGATCAACAGATTGCAGAAAATAGAGATAAAAAGAGATTTTACCTTCAGGATAAGCGAGCCGTAGAGATGGATACTTCATTCGGTTCTATTATCATCAATCGGAATTACTATAGGGACAGGGAAAAGGGTGGATACGTTTATCTCCTTGATCACTATTTAGAGTTTGAGGGGTCAAAAGGTTTCAGTCCCCTAGTTGAAACGATGGCAATGGAAATGGCAGTTCAAGGTACATCCTATCGTCATGCTTCCTCCATGATTGAGAAACTTCTAGGTTACAAAGTAATCAGCCATGAGACTATTCGTCAACACCTTCTACAAACAGAAGTTACTTTCGTCAAGCCGACCGACCAATTGAGGAAAGTGCTCTTTGTAGAAGTAGACGGACTATATGTGAAAAGGCAACGTGGAAAACGACGTGGGCGGGAAGAAAAGATTGCTTCCGTACATGAGGGCTGGATAGTCAACGGGAAACGAACATCCTTAATCGCAAAACGTCACTATGTCCACAAAGGTAAAGAAGCGTTCTGGGAAGGATTTGAGCAGTTCTTAATAGATAATTACAACTACAATCCGAGTGAACATCACCTCGTAATTAATGGGGATGGAGCCCAGTGGATTACGGCTTGTCAGGATCACTATAAGAATGCATTCTTTGTCATCGACCGATTCCATGTAGCTCGTGAGGTTAAAACGCTTTTCAAAGGCCATAAGAGATATAGAGTCATTCGTAAGAAACTGGCTCAATATGATGCGAAAGGATTCCTAGTGGAACTTAATAGTGCAGTTGGTACTCTTGAAAACGAAAAGAAAGAAGAACGGTTAGAAGAGTTCATACAACAGCTGTCAAAATATCCTCAGGCCCTTGGAGATTATCGCGAATGGTTGAAGGAAAAAGACATAGACACAAGCCACTATCGTCCAATGGGAAGTGCGGAAGGAACGATGAGTGTATTCGCTAAACGGCTTAAAAACGGCCGCAGCTGGTGCGATAAAGGAATACAAGCATTTATTGACTTTATGGTTGGTATGAAGGATGAATTAGAAATCAAGACGATTTTAGGACGAATTAACCCTAACGATCAAACCGCTTCTGTTTCTCAGCCAAAATATTATGTGGAAAAGTTAAAGAGTTCAGTCGGAGAGCTAACAAGAAATAATTTATCATATTTAAATCGGCAAAAAGGAAAGCCGATATACCATGCTTTACAAGCCTTACGAGGTTTTTAAAAAATGAAGGAAATGAACAAAAACAAAACTAAATTGTTTAGATAACGCTTTCATTTAGGTGGGAAATATAACTAAATAAGAGGGGAGTTTTTCTATCCAAAAAAAACTCCCACAAAAACTTGACTCAATCAATACGAAAGTAAGGCTAAAAAGTTTCAAGTAATAATGGTACTATTACAAAGGAGAAACCATTTAGGAAGAAAATATTGAGGCATTTTCATAAAGTTTGTAACTAATAACCTGTAGCCTTAATATACGTTGCTTTCCGTAGGGCCAATGAGCTCTGCGGGATCACATCTTCCCCAGAAAGTCATCGTATATTTACGCTGCTCGGTAAATGAAAAAAATAATCAGCCCAAAATAATAAAAAACTGTAGGGGAATGACCGACACTGTACGTCTATTATTATAGAATGGCTAGGAAAGGGGGGAGAGGCCATTAGTGATCAAGTGTTAATTGAAAAAGTAAAAGCAGGAAATGATCACGCATTTCGTTTGTTAGTGGAAAAGCATCGGGACTATTTGTTTCGTTCTATATACAGTGTTTTGAAAGATCAAAAAGAAGCAGAAGATGCTACTCAAGAAGTGTTTATTAAAATCTATACCTCTCTCCCCAATTACGAGAATCAAGGTTTTAAAACATGGATAACAAGAATTGCTGTCAATCATGCTATTGATATGAGAAGAAAAAAACAAAGAAGAAAAGAAGAGATGACAGAAGAATTGGAATCCCACATAGGAGGCTCTCTGGCCGATGATGTAGAAATAGAAGTGCTAAAGCGGGAACGACAAAAGCTTGTGCAAAAAAGACTGGAGGAAGTACCCGCTAATTACAGGGATGTCATTTATGGTTTTTACATTCAAGAAAAAAGTTATCAAGAAATGGCATTAGAGCAAAATGTTCAAGTGAAAACAATTGAAACGAAGCTGTATCGCGCAAGACTCTGGATCAAAACACATTGGAAGGAGGAAGAATTTTTATGACAACACATTATTCTAAAGATGATTGGATGAAGTATGTAAACGATGAACTGAATGAGAAAGAAAGAGCATTTCTTGAAAATCATTTGTATACATGCGATCAATGTTTAGAATTGTATATAGATGCAGTAGACATGCAAGAGGAGATACTTCCTTCGATTTCAGATGAAGCAGCTTTTATGAATGATATTATGCAAAAAATATCCTTTGAAAATATGGAGATAGAAAAAATAGAGGAAAGGAAACGTCCTTTTTATCAATCATCCATATTCCATTATGCAATTGCCGCGAGTCTTACATTGATTCTGATGTCGGCAGGATTTTTTCAATCGATTATAAAACATACAGAAACAATCCAAAAAGCGGAAGTTTCTTTGAAAGAAGAGCCAAAATCAGGAGGTTTAGTGGATAAGACCTTTGCCTGGATGGATTCATTTGATAGTAGTAAAAAGGAGGATTTTAAGAAATGAAAAACCCGATTGTCGCAACAATCTTAGCATTTTTTCCAGGTGGTGGTCTTTTTTATATTGGGAAAAGGTTGCGAGGCTTTTTATATGGGATGGCTGTCTTTGGACTAGCATTTATGTCCATTGTGATTTTTAGTTCAGGGTACCTCAATGAGTTAACATTTATAGTAATTATTATTGGTTTCATTATCTACTGTATTAGTTTTATCGACACATTAATCACGACCAGTAGCTATTTAAAAGAACGGGTTAATTTGGCTAGTAATACAGAGGCTGGAGACGTAGCACCTGTATTAGTAAAAACAGCTGAATCAGAGCGTTTTTATACGATTGTTTTATCATTTGTCCCTGGCTTAGGTCATATTCAGTTAGGCTTAGTCTATCGAGGAATAACATTATTAACAACTTTTCTAGGGTTAGGGATTATGATTTTATTTATTGCTTTCCTAACCTATACGAATGAATTCCTGTTATTTTTGGCGATTTTGCCTGTTATTTGGATTTACGGTTTTTATGACGTTTCCCAGCAGTATAATAAAAAACTGAAAGGGGAAAAGCTTGAAGATATTACAATCTTTCAGGATTTTGAAAAGAATAGAGAAGAGGGAAAGAAAAGTAAATTTATTGCAACCTTCTTATCTGTTTTTCCAGGAGCGGGCCATTTATATTTAGGCTTGCAGCAAAGAGGGATTCAGCTAATGGCTGCTTTCTTGTTCTCTATTTTTATCCTTAATGAATTACGATTAGGACTATTTTTATTCGTTATTCCTATCATTTGGTTCTACAGCTTCTTTGATGGATTACAAAAAGCATCAAAAGTAGGAGAAGAGGAATTGGAGGATGTCCCGGTCATTGCTTATTTGATTAATTATCAAAAATGGTTTGGGATTGGTCTACTTGTAATTGGTTTATATTATTTAATAATCAATATTATTTTACCGATCTTTTCACCCATCATCAGAGAAGTAATAGATATAGATTTACGATTTTTCTTTTATCAATATTTTCAGACGGGAATTGTGTGCCTAGTTCTTATAATCGGCGGTATTCATCTGCTAAAAGGAACAAAGAAGAAAAAAATATAAGAAATGTAGAAGAAAGATAGAGATGGCTATTGGCTTTTTGAATTCATACAAGAAGCCAATGCTGACAGAAGGGGAGAAGAGAATGAGGCAATGGCGAGTGGGCACTTTTTCAATGGGTTTATCTTTATTATTCCTTGGCGTATTTTTGTTACTGACACAGTTTTTTCATTGGAAAATTGTGAGTGTTTTAAAAGTTTGGTGGCCGGTTATTTTAGTTGTTTTGGGAATAGAGATTTTGCTATATCTGTTTTCTTCTAAGCAAGAAAAGCCGTATTTAAGCTTTGATCTTTTCAGTATTATTGTCGTTGGGATCATTGGGACAGCAGGCATATCAATGGTCTTTCTCCAATCCTCTGGAATTATGGATATTCTGGAACAAGGATTAAAAAGAGAAGAGATAACTAGAGATTTACCTGAATTCAATTATGCGATGAAGGCTGATATTAAAAGAATTGTCATTGAGTCCGAAAATCAGCAAAGTCCGATTACAATTGAAGGAACAAACGATGACGTCCTATCCTTATTTGGAACTTTCCGAACAGTTCAATCAAAGGATGTAGTTGTTTCCAAACCAGAAGATTATCTTCATGTTTCTCAAAAGGGAGATACTTTGTTTATTCGTTTAAAGCAATTACCGTATCGCATGTCTGAATTCTATACTGATTATTCTTCTATACATACGACGATTCTTGTGCCAACGAGTAAGAAATTAGATATTATTGATTTAAATAATGATGTCACTTTAAATCCACGTGACTTAAAAAATAATTGGACGGTTAATAATGTCCCAGCAATCGATTTAATATTGGATGAAACAAATAATGTGAAGGTTTCTGTAAATGATACAGTAATAAATAATAGTGATCGTGCAGAATGGGAGTTTTCTAATACAGAAAATACAATGGAGGAAGGAAAGACGAATGCAGTCTTGCAAAAAGGAAAAGGTGGTTCTGCTATACATGTCTTTAACAGTGGTACGTTAGAGTTAACGAATCACTAATCATAATAAAAAGAGGATAGATTTGACTCAGACAGGGTATTATTTGAGGGAAATCATCCTTTTTTGAATGGAATATGCATGGCTGATTTTCTCGAATGTTTGCTTTCTTTTTTACAGATTTCTTCTAAGGGAGCGGAATAATGGAGCTTTGTGTCGGAAAAAAGTTAATCAAACGTTTGATTAATAGAAAAAAACAGTAATAAGAATTAGGAAAGTATGGTGAACTGATAGATTGGGTTATAATGTGGGAAGATACTTGGAAACATGGACACTTATTATTCAATGGTCACATACGATGGTAATAGATAGATTTAAAAATTGCTTAAGCAAGAAGTATCGTATATGATGTTAATGGCTATGGAAAAAAAATGAATCTTGATTATAGGATGATGAAAATGAAAAGGGCAAGAATAATATATAATCCTACTTCAGGTCGGGAAGCTTTTAAAAAACATTTACCAGAAGTGCTAAAAAGATTAGAAGAGGCAGGTTATGAAACTTCTTGTCATGCAACGACTGGACCAGAGGATGCAACATATGCAGCAAGAGTTGCAGTAGAAAGACGATTTGATCTTGTCATTGCTGCAGGTGGCGATGGAACCATCAATGAAGTGGTTAACGGAATGGCAGAACAAGAATATCGTCCAAAGCTTGGAATTATACCGGTAGGAACAACAAATGACTTTGCAAGAGCACTGCATATTCCAAGAGATGTTATAGGTGCAGTAGATGTAATCGCAAAGGGCGATACAATCCCGATTGATATTGGAAGAATGAATGATAAATATTTCATTAATATTAGTGGTGGTGGACACTTAACAGAAATCTCTTATGAGGTTCCAAGTAAACTGAAAACCATGCTTGGACAGCTTGCTTATTATTTAAAAGGCGTCGAAATGCTACCGTTCATTAAAGCATCACATGTGAAAATCGAATATGATGGCAAGCTGTTTGAAGGAGAAGCGATGTTGTTTCTTGTTGGCCTGACCAATTCTGTCGGCGGCTTTGAGAAGTTAGCACCAGGAGCTTCTATTAATGATGGGCTGTTCTCTTTGTTAATCTTAAAAAAGGCAAATCTTGCAGACTTTATTCGAATTGCTTCACTGGCTTTACGTGGGGAACATATCAATGATCCGAATGTCATTTATACGAATGCCAATCACATTAAAGTTAGCTCCGATGAGAAAGTACAATTAAATCTTGATGGAGAATTTGGCGGCTTATTGCCTGCTGAATTTATTAATTTATATCGTCACTTTGAGTTATATGTACCAATTGAAGAAATTCGTGATGAAGACCGACCAGATATCAAGGATTATAAAGGAATGTTACAAACAGACAATAACGAGGAGTGAGAGGAATAAGAAATCCCCTCACTTTTTGTTTTGATTTCCTAAGATTTCCCGTAAGCCCATGACGCTTTCCTGATAATATGTTACAATTACCACGCTTATTTTTTTCGGAAATATCGATGTAAAGGAAGACGATAATGAGTAAAACATTACCCGTTCAAAAGAACGATATAATAGATATAATTTTTGAAGATTTAACCCATGAAGGTTCAGGAGTGGCAAAAGTAGATGGTTATCCCCTATTTATCCCCAATGGACTTCCAGGAGAGAAAGCAACCGTAAAAGTAATCAAGACAAATAAGAATTACGGTTTCGGTCGTTTAGTAGAAATAAAAGAAAGAAGTCCTTATCGCGTGGAAGCACCATGTCTTATTTACAAGGAATGTGGAGGCTGCCAATTACAGCATTTAAGCTATGAAGGACAATTGAAAATGAAGCATAAGCATGTTATGGATGTTCTAGAGCGGATTGGAAAAATTAACACGACGGTACATCCAACACTAGGGATGGAAGATCCTTGGCGCTACCGCAATAAGTCACAAGTTCCAATCGGGGAACAAGAAGGTGGTCTCATCGGCGGATTTTATCAACAACGCTCCCATCAAATCATTAATATGGAACAATGCCTCATTCAGCAAGAAGAAAATGACTATGTCGTAAATACAGTAAAAGATATTTGTTCGAAATATGGAGTTCGTGCATATGACGAGGCACGCCATAAAGGTGATTTACGCCATATTATGGTAAGAAGAGGGGCCATTACGAAGGAAGTAATGATTGTATTAATCACTCGTACACAGGATATCCCCAATCGAAAGGCAATTGTTGATGAAATTGTTGAAAAAGTCCCAAATATTAAATCAATTATCCACAATGTGAATAACAAAAAAACGAATGTGATAATGGGAGAAATAACTCGAGTGCTATGGGGAGAAGAGACCATTACTGATTATATTGGTGATGTAAAGTTTGCTATTTCTGCTCGCTCCTTTTATCAAGTGAATCCAGAACAGACAAAGGTGCTCTATGAGAAAGCATTGGAATATGCTGATCTAAATGGGGAAGAGAAAGTAATCGATGCCTATTGTGGTATTGGAACAATCTCTTTATTTTTAGCAAAAAAAGCAAGACAAGTATTCGGTGTCGAAATTGTTCCACAAGCAATTGAGGATGCAAGAAAAAATGCCCTCATAAATGATATCCACAATGTGGAATTTGCAGTTGGAGAAGCAGAAGTAGTTATCCCCAATTGGTATAAAGCAGGGAATGAAGCAGACGTGTTAGTTGTAGATCCTCCAAGAAAAGGCTGTGATGAAGCATTATTACAGACAATTCTTGATATGAAGCCGAGAAAAGTAGTCTATGTATCCTGTAATCCAGCGACTTTAGCTCGTGATCTACGCGTATTGGAAGATGGAGGTTATAAGACAGAAGAAGTGCAGCCTGTGGATATGTTTCCGCAGACAACGCATGTGGAGGCAGTGGCGAGGCTATCGTTGGTATAACAAGGGTTTTTTGCAAGGTATGTACACATTGACCACAATTTGACCACATACCTTGCAAAAAACTTATTTTGAGATGAATTTCTCAAGTAGATCAACTGATTTTTCTTTCATTGATTCAGTGACATGAGCATAGACATCTCCGGTAGTTTTTATGCTGCTATGTCCTAAGCGTTCCTGAACTTCTTTTAATGTCATACCAGCTTCTAGACAAATAGTTGCGTGGGTATGTCTAGTATCATGAAAGCGAATTTTGGGAACATTAGCAATTTTTATTGCTTTATTAAATTCTGTGGTCAACGATCTAGGATAAATGGGTTTTCCTGTTTGTGTAGCAAAGATTAAATTAAGGTCCTCGTAACTGTTACGAAGAGCCATTTTCATTTTGTTTTGCTGCGCTTTCCATCCCTTTAATACATTTATTGCGGAGTCACCAATTTTTATCACTCTGTTAGAAGATTGCGACTTTGTTGTGGAAAACTTATAACCATCTTTATTATATATCAATGATTTATCCACATTAAGATACTGGTTCTCTATGTCTAAATCATCCCAAGTGAGGGATAAAATTTCACCGCGACGGCAACCAGTGAATAATGCGGTGTGGATAAGTGCATAAAGACGAGGATTCGTTAATTTAGTTACATCTAAAAATATATGCATCTCTTTAACAGACCACGTTTTTTGTTCTACTCTTCTAGGTCTTGGCTTATCCACATCAATAAGAGGATTAGTCTGTATAATTTTCCATTTACGTGCAGCATCCAATGCGCCATAAAGAATGGTATTAAGATACTCTATATACCGAGGGGAAAGTCCTTCATCAGTTAAATCATTTATAAACTTTTGCAGGAGTAGAGTATTTAATTTTTTTACTTGGTAATCCCCTAACACAGGTACAATTCGATAATTAACAGCATTCGTATATTCCTTAAACGTTGTTTCCTTTATTTTTCGTTTCATTGTTAGTTCGAACCAACGCGCAAATAAATCTTTTACTGTTATTTCAGTTAGATCTGCAGAGACTTCGCCGTTATCCTGTTTCTGTAGCTTTTTAAATGCCTCGTCGATTTTTGCGAGGGCTTCTTTTTTGTGTCAGCTCTTCTAGTTATTTGTCTTCGTTTTCCGCTGATTGGATCTCTAGGAGCTTCTTCGGTTACTTTCCACTTATGTAAGCGACAAATACTCCACACCTTCTAATAATTGCCGTGTTTTGTGATAATCACATTAACATCAATTGTTAGGAGGTTTTTTATGTCAGTAGATGAACGTAAACAAATGTGGCAAGATCGCATCAATGCTTACAGATCTAGTCGAGTACCAAGTGTCAAAGCTTGGTGTAAACAAAATCAAGTAGGTGTTCAAAGTATGTATAGCTGGATGAAAAGATTGAAAACTGAGGCGACTCACGTCGCTTATCCTCTTAAGCAATGGGTTGCCATTGATTCATCCAACTTAATTGAAGATACAGCTACTTTAACGGTTAAGGTAGGCGATGTTTCAATTGAAATTAAAGAAGGCTTCAGCCATTCACTTTTAAATGAAGTACTTCAGGTTCTTCAATCCCATGTTAAGTAAAACACCTATTCAACGAGTCTATTTAGCGATGGGTGCAACAGATTTGAGAAAGTCCATTGATGGTTTGGCAGCGATTGTACAAATGAGTTTCCAACTGGATCCTTTCTCTTCCAATCTATTTGTGTTCTGTAATCGGAAACGAGATAAACTAAAGATCCTTCATTGGGATCATAATGGGTTTTGGTTATATTATCGCCGACTGGAAAATGGCGTTTTTCAATGGCCAGATGGACAAACTACTAAGCCGCTATCGATCAGTCCTCGTCAATTCAACTGGTTGCTGGATGGACTTCCACTTGAACAAAAACAAGCTCATCCAAAAATGAGTGCAAAAGTTATCATTTAGAGAGAATTGACCAACTATGTCACCTCTCTTTATGGTATTCTATTTTTATGGGAAAAACTACGAATGAACTACAAGATACAATTGAAGAACTCGCAGCGAAAAATGCGGATTTAGAAAAACAAAAAGAAGTCCTAGAGGCAAAAATCAAATGGTTGGAAGAACAATTCCGACTAAGCCAACAAAAGAAATTCGGGGCATCTAGTGAAAAAACCAACCCGGATCAGATCGAACTACCTCTTTTTAATGAAGCTGAAATGACAGCGGATGTAAAAGTGGAAGAGCCTACACTTGAAACGATTACTTATCATCGAAAGAAGTATGTAGGACAACGGGATGCGAAGCTTGAAAACTTGCCTATGGAAACGATCCATTATCGTTTATCCGAAGAAGAGCAGGTTTGTTTGTGTTGCGGCGAAACGGTACATGAAATGAGCACGGAAACACGTAGAGAATTAAAAATCATCCCTGCTCAAGTAAAGGTTGTTGAGCATGTACAACATATTTATAGCTGTCGCCAATGTGAACGTGAAGGAATCGAAACACCAGTTGTGACAGCTAAAATACCTGCGGCAGTTTTTCCAAAAAGTCTCGCTTCCCCTTCTTCAATGGCCTATATTATGAATCAAAAATACGTAGAGGGAATGCCGTTGTATCGAATTGAAAAACAATTTGAACGACTTGGTGTCTTCCTATCACGCCAAACGATTGCCAACTGGGTAATATATGGTGCAACGAAATGGCTCTCACCACTATACAATCGCTTGCATGAGTTACTACTTCAACTTGACTGTCTACACGCGGACGAAACAACCGTTCAAGTTTTAGCGGAACCTGGTAAAGCAGCAACTTCCAAATCCTATATGTGGTTGTATCGATCTGGTCGGGATGTTTCACCGATTATCTTATATGACTATAAAACTTCTCGTCATAGTAAACACCCGAAAGCATTTTTAAAAGGATTTGCGGGCTATCTTCATGTCGATGGTTATGGAGGTTACCATGATATGAAGGATGTGGAGTTAGTTGGCTGTTGGGCACATGCACGCCGTAAATATGACGAAACGCTCAAATCTTTGCCTACGGGTGTAGATAAATCTAAGAGTCTCGCAGCTGAAGGTCTTCAATTCTGTACACAATTATTTAAAATTGAAAAACAGATAGAAGAGGAATTTGAAGATTGTAGCCCTGAACAGCGAAAAGAAGAACGTCAAAAACGTAGTCAACCCGTGTTGGACGCTTATTTGGCATGGTTAAAATCCAAACGCCCTCAAGTTCCACCTAAAAGCAAATTAGGTGATGCCATAAATTATAGTTTAAACCAATGGTCAAAACTCATTGTCTTTATGAAAGACGGGCGACTTGAACTCGATAATAATAGAGCAGAACGTTCGATTAAACCATTCGTTATGGGAAGAAAAGCATGGCTATTTGCCCAATCGATGAAAGGAGCAACTGCCAGTGCGGTCATCTACAGCATTGTCGAAACGGCCAAAGAGAATCAATTAAATCCATTAAATTATTTAACTTATCTTTTTGAACAGCTGCCACAAATAGATATAGATGATCAGGAAGCACTTGACCAGTTCCTTCCGTGGTCAAAGACTATTCCAGAGGAATGCCGGATTCCAGCTAAACTTAAATAGAGAATACACTAATGCCCACCTGAAAAACTAGGTGGGCATTATTTTACGCTTACCTATAAAGAACAAATGGGTGCGGGATTCATTTTTCAAAAGGAAAGTAAAGAATTAATTGTTGAAAGCGAAATGTGGACAGGAAGACATGTGATATTTCAAATTCCAATCAGTGAATAAATAAAAAGAAGGGAAACAATATATGGGAATTAATCTTATATAAACAAATGGTTATTTGTCGATAGGGGATTAATGTGAATTTGCTTGAATTAATATGCAAATAGTCAAATGAAAATTATGGAGGAATATTTGTGTTAAAAATAACGCCTAAATGTTTAATTTGCGAAGATTGCATTAATAAAAGGGATGACAAATAGCAAAAATACAACCAATGCCGAACAGAATGAGGGAAAGTGAACCCTCTTTTTTTGCGTGAAAAATTGAAGAAATGGATAAAAAAAGCAATATATGTCAAAAAAATTAGTTTTCTCTTTGTTATCTTATTTGTAAGGAGGTTCATGTAATGAGCTATAGTTCTATCATACAGAAAACGATTGAGTATATAGAGGTGAACTTACATGAAGAGCTATCTTTAGAAAGTGTTGCTCAGTTTGCTGGATTTTCAAAATATCATTTTTTTCGTGTTTTTCAAAAAGAGGTTGGTATAACTGCATCTGAATATATCCGTTATAGAAGAATTGCTAACTCAGCTAACATGTTACTTTATACGGATGAAAAGATAATAGATATCGCTCTCTATTATCGCTTTGAAACGCAAGAATCATTTACTCGTTCATTTAAGAAATATTACAATTTACCGCCAGGACAATACCGTAAAATGATAGGCAAATTAACTTTACAAAGGGAGGAAATCGTGTTGAAAAATGAACAGCTATTAAAAGGATGGAAGTTAAGTGGGAGTCATCCGTTTAATTATCAGATGGGAATTGATAGAGAAAACGCTCATAAAGGGAGGGCATCTGGATTCCTAAAATCTGTTACTGCCCAATCTCAAGGTGAGTTTGCAACAATGATGCAGGAATTTAAAGCCGAGAAGTATCTTGGCAAACGATTAAAGCTCTCTGGATTTTTAAAATCTAAAGAGGTTGATGGATTTTGTGGATTTTGGATGCGAGTCGATGATGCACTACATGATGTATTGCAATTCGATAATATGGGTGACCGCCCAATTACAGGGAATAATGAATGGAATCATTATCATATTGTTTTAGATGTACCTGAAAACAGTGCAGTCATTGCTTTTGGTGTTTTACTTTCGGGGAAAGGGCAGGTATGGATTGATGAACTTAAATTTGAGGAAGTAGATAAACAAACACCAACGACCAACATTGATTTTTCTGCCGACCTTTTAGATGAACCTACCAACTTATCCTTTGAAGAATGGGAGTAGATAATATGATGAATTTTCTAATGGCTTTAATGAAAAGTTTTTTACATCTTGGCGGTATTAATATGGCACTTATTCTTTGTTTGGTAGCTGGAATACTTTATGTAGTTAATAGAGAGAAGAAAGGAAGACATAATTTTTAGACGTTATTTATAAATTACAGCCTGTATGTGCTTGGAAAATGTTAAAAATACAGGCTGAGTGTAATTCAGTTGCGATTCATTCACTGATAAGATTATCCTACTTATTAAGTAAATGATGCAATAATCTTTCTTTATCGTCAAAAAACTGCTTCATGATATGATAATGGTTCGTTTCTTCAAGAGTGGTTTCTTTAGCCCCTTCCTCTGTAAGTTCGATAATCTTAGCATTTGGATACGACATGATGATGGGAGAGTGGGTAGCAATAATAAATTGCGAATTTTGACGGACTAATTCATGAATGTGGGCTAACATGGATAGTTGTCTAAGAGGGGATAGGGCGGCCTCTGGTTCATCTAATAGATAAATGCCATTTCCCCCAAAACGATTGATAAATGTTGCCCAAAAAGATTCCCCATGCGACTGCTCATGAAGCGACACTCCCCCAAAGGAATCAATCACTCGTGGTCCTGGAGCAGGTTCACTGTCTAATGCTTCGATGTTGGAAGCCACATTATAAAAAGTCTCTGCCCGTAGAAAAAATCCATCTCTTGGTTTTTGGAATCCCCTTATTAATTTTATATACTTTTCCAATGGAGAATGAGAATCAAAGGTTGAAAAGTTAAAATTGAAAGTACCACCCTCGGGATTAAATCCAGTATTAATCGCAATGGCTTCTAATAACGTTGATTTGCCCATCCCATTTTCGCCAACAAAATAAGTGACATTTGGATGAAAGGATAGTTCATCCAAAGTCTTTATGCTTGGTAA
Proteins encoded:
- a CDS encoding tyrosine-type recombinase/integrase, whose product is MDEAFKKLQKQDNGEVSADLTEITVKDLFARWFELTMKRKIKETTFKEYTNAVNYRIVPVLGDYQVKKLNTLLLQKFINDLTDEGLSPRYIEYLNTILYGALDAARKWKIIQTNPLIDVDKPRPRRVEQKTWSVKEMHIFLDVTKLTNPRLYALIHTALFTGCRRGEILSLTWDDLDIENQYLNVDKSLIYNKDGYKFSTTKSQSSNRVIKIGDSAINVLKGWKAQQNKMKMALRNSYEDLNLIFATQTGKPIYPRSLTTEFNKAIKIANVPKIRFHDTRHTHATICLEAGMTLKEVQERLGHSSIKTTGDVYAHVTESMKEKSVDLLEKFISK
- the tnpA gene encoding IS66 family insertion sequence element accessory protein TnpA, which gives rise to MSVDERKQMWQDRINAYRSSRVPSVKAWCKQNQVGVQSMYSWMKRLKTEATHVAYPLKQWVAIDSSNLIEDTATLTVKVGDVSIEIKEGFSHSLLNEVLQVLQSHVK
- the tnpB gene encoding IS66 family insertion sequence element accessory protein TnpB (TnpB, as the term is used for proteins encoded by IS66 family insertion elements, is considered an accessory protein, since TnpC, encoded by a neighboring gene, is a DDE family transposase.) — its product is MLSKTPIQRVYLAMGATDLRKSIDGLAAIVQMSFQLDPFSSNLFVFCNRKRDKLKILHWDHNGFWLYYRRLENGVFQWPDGQTTKPLSISPRQFNWLLDGLPLEQKQAHPKMSAKVII
- the tnpC gene encoding IS66 family transposase, whose amino-acid sequence is MGKTTNELQDTIEELAAKNADLEKQKEVLEAKIKWLEEQFRLSQQKKFGASSEKTNPDQIELPLFNEAEMTADVKVEEPTLETITYHRKKYVGQRDAKLENLPMETIHYRLSEEEQVCLCCGETVHEMSTETRRELKIIPAQVKVVEHVQHIYSCRQCEREGIETPVVTAKIPAAVFPKSLASPSSMAYIMNQKYVEGMPLYRIEKQFERLGVFLSRQTIANWVIYGATKWLSPLYNRLHELLLQLDCLHADETTVQVLAEPGKAATSKSYMWLYRSGRDVSPIILYDYKTSRHSKHPKAFLKGFAGYLHVDGYGGYHDMKDVELVGCWAHARRKYDETLKSLPTGVDKSKSLAAEGLQFCTQLFKIEKQIEEEFEDCSPEQRKEERQKRSQPVLDAYLAWLKSKRPQVPPKSKLGDAINYSLNQWSKLIVFMKDGRLELDNNRAERSIKPFVMGRKAWLFAQSMKGATASAVIYSIVETAKENQLNPLNYLTYLFEQLPQIDIDDQEALDQFLPWSKTIPEECRIPAKLK
- a CDS encoding helix-turn-helix transcriptional regulator; translation: MSYSSIIQKTIEYIEVNLHEELSLESVAQFAGFSKYHFFRVFQKEVGITASEYIRYRRIANSANMLLYTDEKIIDIALYYRFETQESFTRSFKKYYNLPPGQYRKMIGKLTLQREEIVLKNEQLLKGWKLSGSHPFNYQMGIDRENAHKGRASGFLKSVTAQSQGEFATMMQEFKAEKYLGKRLKLSGFLKSKEVDGFCGFWMRVDDALHDVLQFDNMGDRPITGNNEWNHYHIVLDVPENSAVIAFGVLLSGKGQVWIDELKFEEVDKQTPTTNIDFSADLLDEPTNLSFEEWE
- a CDS encoding AAA family ATPase; translation: MENSNEHQYLRGLRLERDSIASFENYPFRLPSIKTLDELSFHPNVTYFVGENGMGKSTLLEAIAINTGFNPEGGTFNFNFSTFDSHSPLEKYIKLIRGFQKPRDGFFLRAETFYNVASNIEALDSEPAPGPRVIDSFGGVSLHEQSHGESFWATFINRFGGNGIYLLDEPEAALSPLRQLSMLAHIHELVRQNSQFIIATHSPIIMSYPNAKIIELTEEGAKETTLEETNHYHIMKQFFDDKERLLHHLLNK